The proteins below are encoded in one region of Pomacea canaliculata isolate SZHN2017 linkage group LG7, ASM307304v1, whole genome shotgun sequence:
- the LOC112567470 gene encoding kelch-like protein 8, whose product MTSEHPQNTPAGHIHQAIGQLFDNGELCDICVVIGQKEIKCHGLVLASVSQVFKKQIMANEKTIHISSEDLSPELFEQLLEILYKNKDLVNQETAKDFLVISCFLEIDFLVKRCVDILMHNLIPQYCFQVWKCAQKYKLPALARKACRVAAKNIANKQQEWLPLPRSMIKTPTLEVENLSETSSQASSAPSSPVTDTNHQFLFEEKYQAITEERPNSQLQTKLNKLTLDIEK is encoded by the exons ATGACCTCTGAACATCCACAAAACACGCCAGCTGGCCATATACATCAAGCGATCGGCCAGTTATTTGACAATGGTGAACTGTGTGACATTTGTGTGGTCATAGGccagaaagaaattaaatgccATGGTTTGGTCCTCGCGTCAGTTtctcaagtttttaaaaaacaaatcatggcTAATGAGAAAACAATTCACATCAGTTCCGAGGATCTGTCGCCAGAACTGTTTGAACAGCTTTTGGAAATCCTCTACAAAAACAAGGATTTGGTAAACCAAGAAACTGCAAAAGACTTTCTTGTAATATCTTGCTTTCTGGAAATAGATTTTCTGGTTAAACGttgtgttgacattttaatGCACAATTTAATACCTCAATATTGTTTCCAAGTTTGGAAGtgtgcacaaaaatataaactaccGGCTCTAGCTCGCAAAGCTTGCAGAGTAGCAGCtaaaaatattgcaaacaaACAGCAGGAGTGGCTGCCCTTACCTAGGTCCATG aTAAAAACCCCAACTTTAGAGGTAGAAAA TTTGTCGGAAACATCCTCACAAGCATCATCTGCTCCGTCTTCTCCCGTCACCGACACAAATCACCAGTTtctgtttgaagaaaaatacCAGGCAATAACTGAAGAAAGACCAAACAGTCAACTACAGACAAAG ttaaacAAGCTGACGCTGGACATAGAAAAGTAA
- the LOC112569630 gene encoding ectoderm-neural cortex protein 1-like → MARENLTDETFVAVRRGIGEQLNDGDFCDLTVVVGQVEFSCHRVILASVSSFFKTSLKPCWREASNRKVDITHEDVSPEAFGYLIDILYRGEDVVNEQTAKDILKLSIYLQIKFLEDYCLDFLQETLKPHTCLEMWQFALMYNLGKLTVMSFKMVLQEINVVSQQEEMLSLPKSLFLILLSAQKKLKMDDVCKTILRWVEADQDARLIHLWEFLPFVCFLQLSSDYLCEIVTYLNHPFGKILFEKINEGLTYSIKGTQGKDSTIMRRIVARQPVPFTSPEVETRAFIIGGYTDGTKPTQDTYALDVNVRDVKSDNLAPLQGPIGVDFASCTLNNEVYVCGGSELPRFFAVYKPGDNEWEVLPSVPENGCEKHAMAANNCSKIYVFGGLTKNSAGDKVISSKVFIYDIHVKEWKVFCSLPVGVKETTAAALGHRIYLFGGVDCKGANTDVVQCVDTLSGCAYQAGRLPSPACGARAISNGGRIYVVIPEGDILTMLENFLLAEQVEKEMSEEKENGKSNAEPFNSIRSTVSFQKRATMTRRRHFSVCLNAKEIIVCGGESEDGELLSSIQGISVADGLFPRWKYPVLKERRAKFDLHMLNIPTVYLREDPPISDDLSEDEEEVSEPSPPSHNPAVNASTSVPVETLLRGIGIPVPICKNAYLE, encoded by the exons atgGCAAGAGAAAATCTCACCGACGAGACCTTCGTGGCTGTTCGCCGCGGGATCGGCGAGCAGTTAAATGACGGAGATTTTTGTGACCTGACTGTGGTGGTTGGCCAAGTTGAATTCTCCTGCCATCGTGTGATATTAGCATCCGTGTCCTCGTTTTTTAAAACCTCGCTAAAGCCATGCTGGCGAGAAGCTTCCAACCGGAAAGTTGACATCACCCACGAAGATGTTTCTCCCGAAGCCTTTGGCTATTTGATTGATATCCTCTATAGAGGCGAAGACGTAGTCAACGAGCAAACCGCTAAAGATATTCTCAAATTGTCTATCTATTTGCAAATCAAATTTCTGGAAGACTATTGTCTTGATTTCCTTCAAGAAACACTTAAACCTCATACTTGTTTAGAAATGTGGCAGTTTGCCCTGATGTATAATTTGGGCAAACTAACTGTCATGTCTTTTAAAATGGTTCTTCAGGAGATTAACGTTGTCTCACAGCAAGAGGAGATGTTATCACTTCCCAAGTCTCTGTTTCTCATTCTTTTGTCGGCACAGAAGAAGCTCAAGATGGACGATGTTTGTAAGACTATTCTACGCTGGGTGGAGGCGGATCAAGATGCAAGGCTCATTCACCTCTGGGAATTTCtcccttttgtgtgttttttgcaGCTTAGCTCGGACTATCTGTGTGAGATTGTCACCTACTTAAACCATCCTTTCGgaaaaattttatttg aaaaaatcAATGAAGGTTTGACATACAGCATTAAAGGCACGCAAGGAAAAGATTCAACTATTATGAGGAGGATTGTGGCCAGGCAGCCTGTGCCTTTCACATCTCCTGAAGTTGAGACCCGTGCCTTTATAATTGGAGGTTACACAGACGGCACCAAACCTACTCAAGACACTTACGCCTTAGATGTAAATGTCAGGGATGTAAAGAGTGACAACCTTGCACCCCTTCAGGGGCCTATTGGAGTCGACTTTGCCAGCTGCACACTCAACAATGAGGTTTATGTCTGCGGTGGTTCTGAACTTCCAAGATTTTTTGCTGTCTATAAGCCAGGCGACAACGAGTGGGAGGTGCTGCCCTCTGTACCAGAAAACGGTTGCGAGAAGCATGCAATGGCAGCCAACAACTGTTCCAAGATATATGTTTTTGGCGGACTTACCAAGAACTCTGCTGGTGACAAGGTGATTTCATCTAAAGTCTTCATCTACGACATACATGTAAAAGAATGGAAGGTCTTTTGCAGTCTTCCTGTGGGTGTCAAGGAAACCACAGCTGCTGCTTTGGGTCACCGGATTTACCTGTTTGGTGGAGTAGATTGTAAGGGAGCAAACACAGATGTTGTGCAGTGCGTGGACACGCTGAGTGGTTGTGCCTATCAAGCTGGCAGACTGCCGTCACCCGCGTGCGGAGCACGAGCTATAAGCAATGGAGGACGTATTTACGTGGTGATACCCGAAGGAGATATTTTAACAATGTTGGAAAATTTCCTTTTAGCTGAACAAGTAGAGAAGGAAATGtctgaggaaaaagaaaacggaaaaagtAATGCTGAACCTTTTAAT AGCATCAGATCAACAGTCAGCTTTCAGAAAAGGGCCACAATGACAAGGAGACGCCATTTTAGTGTTTGCCTGAATGCAAAAGAGATCATTGTATGTGGTGGAGAGAGCGAAGACGGAGAACTGTTAAGCAGCATCCAGGGAATTTCAGTTGCTGATGGCTTATTTCCAAGATGGAAATATCCCGTTCTTAAAGAGAGAAGAGCGAAGTTTGATCTTCACATGCTAAATATTCCTACTGTCTACCTCAGAGAAG